GTGTTAAGTAACTTATTGTCTAATTTTAAAAAAGGAGGTATCAATGAAGAAACTCTTGTTCTTTGCGGTCTCTGCAATTCTTGCAGGTGCAAGCTATTGTTCCTTTGTTAGCGAGAAGATTGTTGCTAAGGTAACTAACAGCGACACTCAAATTGAGCAACAGCAGGAACAATCATTGGTGCTGGAGCAGTCCTCTGCCGAGTTTAAGCTACTCGCCAGTCACAGTTCTCACAGCAGCCATAGCTCGCATAGTTCACACAGTTCTCATCGCTCTCATAGTTCACACTATTCGAGTAGATAAGAACTTTACATCCTAAAAAGGAGGAATTCCTCCTTTTTAGGATGATTTTAAATATAAATAGTCTGGAATTGCAGTATATGGCTTTAATTCTCTTGATATTATATCTGCAATCAAAAAGTCTCTAGCACTTTTCCATATCCTTTTTTTCTTCTTATCATTTAAATCTAAAGAACTAATCTCTTTATTTTCGCTATTTAATAGTCTAATGGAAATATGCCAAAAGTTACATTTTGTTGGAGTATGAAATATCATAAAATGACATTTTTGTTCTCCAACTTCAGGCAAATCGCACTTTAATAAATTATCTATTGGAATGAAATAGAAACCTCTATTTTCATCTTTAAAACACTCATTGTCAGCTGGTATTAATCCCATTGTATCTTCTTTCCACAACTCACAATAGGAATGTCTATATTCTTTGCTTATTCCGTAAAAAATATCATCTACTTTAAATACTCCTAAAAGGTTATTTGACAAATCACGAAGATGGTCACTTTGAATTTGAATACAATCAGGATGTAATACATTAGAGTTATCAATCCATTGTACTTTATCACTTTCTATATGACGAATAAGAACAAGACCTGATTGAGTAAGTAATTTGCTTTGTTCTATAAAATGATATTGGGGATATGGTAAAATATGCTTAGGATAGATTTCCATATAGTCCCTCCGCCTGAAATATTTTGAATACGCGTTGAATACTATTTTCAATATTGTCTTCAATGACATATTTACCGTTTGGAGTAGATATATTAACCAATGTTTCAACGTCATTTTCTTCAAAAAACAAATTAAAAAATATTTTTACGTCTTTTCTTTGTCCATACATAAATAAACATTCCTCTTCTTGTGAAATGTCTGTAAACAATAAATCTAATGACAATTGCATAAGTCCATTTCGCATTTCTTCAAAGGCTGTAATTACAAATTGCTCAGAAGAGGATGCGAATACTTTTGGTGCGTTTTTTATAAAAGTTTGAACTTTTGTTATATCACCAATTTGCCTACTTATGCTTTGTTCTTTGTCAATGATTTCTTCAGTCGAAGATGTTTGATACTCCCTATCTTTATAGGCATTCAAAAAAAAGAGTGTATTATCATCAATACAATCCTCATTTTTGCTTGTATTGATAATATATTCATTTATAATAGGCGTGCTAAAATAATCATACACACAAGACTCTATGTATGGCGCATTTGCAATCATCTTAATATTCAGGATTTAAAGATTGAATAAAATCTTTCTTCAAAAGACCAAAGAAAGTTTCCTTTTCAACCATATGAATTTTATCCAATAAGGATATAACCATTTCTATAGAATCTGAGCTTTCAAAACTCTCATATATATTTACATCAAACAAAGAGGCAGAATACTCTTCACCCTTAGGAGTCCTTCTTTTTGTTTTATTTACTAATGACACAAAAATCTTTGTATTTCCATCTATGCGATTAAGCTTTATTTCCTGACTTCTAAATCGATTCGTTTCATCTCCAATACAAATATTCCCGTTAATATAATCTATAATATCAATATCTTGATATTCGCTAATATAACGTATTTGAACACGATTAAAATCTTTGGCAATTTTACATTCTTGCATTGCTGTAATGATATCCTTGATTTCTTTTTGGTAAATGTTCCATCCTACATAATGTCCCATATTACAATTAAAGGACAGGCTGTTACCCTGCATTACAAAACGAATGTGTTCTTTTATAAAAATGCCATATGTGATATTCTCTTTACCTCTCTCCACAGAAACTGCCATTTTCCCATTTTTATCTAACCGAACACTTACTTGTGGAGCTGGTATGTAATTGTATCCCAATTCTTGTATACGTGCAGAAATCATTCCCGCCCATAATTCAGGAGGACATATCGGATTCATTCGGATTTCGATGATAGTCTCAATGAGATTATCTGGATTTATTTTTTTTGGCAGATTCATATCCTTTGTTTTAATGATATACGGCTATTTCAAGTGCAAAGGTAGTGATTTTTAAATTACTTCTATTATACTTACCTCGAAAATTACTGTGACTTGTTTTTATTTAACCATAAAAGATGTATCTTTGCAACCGAAAGGGTTATTTGACAGCATAACACCGCAAATTGCTGAAAATCGCACGGTTGCCAATTCGTTACTGTTATTTCTCAAATACTCCGCTAAATGTTTATTCCTCAAATGGTTGTATCAAACCGTTGAAAATCTAAAATAAAAGAATTATGAAACCAATTATCGCTCCTTCCATTCTTTCCGCTGATTTCGGATATTTGGCGAAAGATATTGAAATGGTAAACCGCAGTGAGGCGGAATGGGTACATATTGATATTATGGACGGGGTATTTGTCCCTAACATCTCATTCGGCTTTCCGGTACTGAAATATGTGGCAAAGCTGAGTAAGAAACCGTTGGATGTGCATCTGATGATTGTTAATCCGGAGAAGTTTATCCCGGAAGTAAAAGCATTGGGAGCGCATACGATGAATGTGCATTATGAGGCTTGCCCTCATTTGCATCGGGTGGTACAACAGATTAGAGAGGCAGGGATGCAACCTGCCGTGACGATTAATCCGGCAACTCCCGTAGCTTTGTTGCAGGACATTATCCGAGATGTATATATGGTGCTTGTCATGAGCGTGAATCCCGGATTTGGTGGGCAGAAGTTCATTGAACATTCCGTAGAAAAAGTCCGTGAACTACGTGCTTTGATTGAACAGACTGGCTCGAAGGCTTTGATTGAAGTGGACGGTGGTGTGAATCTGGAAACGGGTGCACGTCTCGTTGAGGCGGGTGCAGATGCTTTGGTAGCTGGTAATGCAGTCTTTGGAGCACCGGATCCGGAAGCAATGATTCACCGGTTACACGAGTTGTAGAGAATTGTGGTATCATATCTTCATAGATATCCTTATATACGCCTGGTTATCCCTTGGATAGCAGGCGTTTTTTGTGGTGATCGTTTCTTCAACGGTTCGCCGGAGCTCTTTTGGGGAATCCTTGCCTTTTGTTTTTTAGCCGGTCTCTCTATAGGTTGTTATTTCCTTGGACGCTATTCTCTGCGTTGGTGCTTCGGAATTGCGATTCTTGCTCTTTGTTTTACAGGTGGCTGGGTGGGAATAACCTGGCAGCTACAACATGCAACGGGGTATACTTTCCCGAAAGAGGAAACGGTTTATCGGGGGTGGGTGACGGATACTCCCGAAACTAAGGAACATACTTTTCTTTGCCGGGTATTGTTGAAAGAACAGCGTGATTCGACAGCTATTCATTCGATAGATGATTGTAAGGCTATTCTATATCTGCAACGGGATTCGGCGGCTGCCGGATTAAAGCGGGGAGATGAATTATGGGTGTCTGCTCGTATTTCTCCGCCTGTAAATGGACAGAATTTCGATGAGTTCGACTATGCCCGTTATCTGATGCGGAAGGGAATCAGTGGAACAGGATATGTCGTGTCCGGAAAATGGATGCTGGCATCTTCAGAAATGTTATCTTCCGGTAACGGAAATATTGCTCGGAAGAGCACTCTTCTGGAGGTAGCCGGTTCTTGTCGCGACAGAATACTTTCTCTTTATCGCCAACTTGGTTTTGAAGGTGACGGACTGGCTGTACTTTCTGCTTTGACTGTAGGAGATAAAACCGAACTAAGTGACTCTGTTCGTGAAAGTTATTCGGTAGCCGGTGCCAGTCATGTGCTTGCATTGTCCGGGTTGCATATCGGGCTGTTGTATGCCTTGCTCTTTTTTATATTGAGTCCTGTTGCGAAGAGAGGGAACGCAGGCAGATGTTTGCGGGCTGTATTTCTTCTTATCCTTCTTTGGGCTTTCGCTTTTTTTACCGGACTTTCACCATCGGTAGTCCGTTCGGCTTGTATGTTTTCGATCTGGGCAGTGGCGGATATTTTTAATCGTCAGGCTTTATCTTTGAATACGTTGGCGGCGACTGCATGGGTTATGTTACTTTGTAATCCGGTATGGCTGTTTGATGTCGGCTTTCAACTATCCTTCTTGGCTGTTGCTTCTATTCTACTGACATATAAACCTATTTATCGGTTACTTCCGGTAAAGAGTAGGATCGGGAGATATTTCTGGGGACTAATGAGCGTATCTATTGCGGCACAGCTAGGCACTGCTCCTCTTGTTATGTTTTATTTCTCCCGTTTTTCAACTCATTTTCTGTTTACTAATTTAGTAGTCATTCCTCTGGTTACCATCATTTTGTATTCTGCCGTTGTTATGCTTCTCCTGACTCCGCTACACTGGATACAAAATTTTATAGCAGAGGGCGTCAAGTTTCTTCTGGATGCACTTAATACTTTCATTCATTGGGTAGAACAGCTTCCTTATGCTTCTATTGACGGAATATGGCTATATCAGTTGGAAGTGCTCGGCCTTTACCTCTCCGGCGGTCTGGTGTTTTACTATTTCGCAAACCGGGGATTAAAGAATCTTCTGATCTGTCTCTTTTCAATATTATTGTTAGGTGTCTATCATGTGTCTATGTCCTGGGTGGACCGTCCTCTGGATAGTATTGTTTTCTATAATGTTCGCGGTTGTCCGGCAGTTCATTGTATAGACAATAATGGGAATTCACGGATAGTTTATGGAGATAGTCTTTCTGATAAAAGGCAGTTGTATCGTGTTGCAACAAATTATTGGAATCATCACCAATTATTGTCGCCGTTAGAGGTGACAGCCGATTATCAAGATACCGCGCTCTGCTGCCGGGAACAAATACTGTCTTACCATGGACGACGCATTTGTATGGTGACCGATCATCGCTGGCGGAACAAATCTGCCGCTACTCCGTTATATATTGATTATCTTTACTTATGCAAAGGCTATAACGGTCATTTGAAAGAACTCAGGTTGCTCTTTGCTCCGGAGTGCATTATATTAGATGCATCCCTTTCGGAACATCGCAAGCAACTCTTTGAAGAGGAATGTAAACAGTCTGGTTTGCGTTTTATCTCTTTATCCGAAAAAGGTTCTGTGCGGTTTTTGCTCTGAGTACAAAGATTTATCGTACATTTGCATCTTGATAAAGTATTATAGTATGTTGACGAAAGTAATTGAACAAGCCAAAATAGATCATTTTACCAAATGGTTTGAACGGGCTGACAAAATAGTAATTGTATCTCATGTATCT
The nucleotide sequence above comes from Bacteroides caccae. Encoded proteins:
- a CDS encoding TIGR04255 family protein is translated as MNLPKKINPDNLIETIIEIRMNPICPPELWAGMISARIQELGYNYIPAPQVSVRLDKNGKMAVSVERGKENITYGIFIKEHIRFVMQGNSLSFNCNMGHYVGWNIYQKEIKDIITAMQECKIAKDFNRVQIRYISEYQDIDIIDYINGNICIGDETNRFRSQEIKLNRIDGNTKIFVSLVNKTKRRTPKGEEYSASLFDVNIYESFESSDSIEMVISLLDKIHMVEKETFFGLLKKDFIQSLNPEY
- the rpe gene encoding ribulose-phosphate 3-epimerase, whose product is MKPIIAPSILSADFGYLAKDIEMVNRSEAEWVHIDIMDGVFVPNISFGFPVLKYVAKLSKKPLDVHLMIVNPEKFIPEVKALGAHTMNVHYEACPHLHRVVQQIREAGMQPAVTINPATPVALLQDIIRDVYMVLVMSVNPGFGGQKFIEHSVEKVRELRALIEQTGSKALIEVDGGVNLETGARLVEAGADALVAGNAVFGAPDPEAMIHRLHEL
- a CDS encoding ComEC/Rec2 family competence protein: MVVSYLHRYPYIRLVIPWIAGVFCGDRFFNGSPELFWGILAFCFLAGLSIGCYFLGRYSLRWCFGIAILALCFTGGWVGITWQLQHATGYTFPKEETVYRGWVTDTPETKEHTFLCRVLLKEQRDSTAIHSIDDCKAILYLQRDSAAAGLKRGDELWVSARISPPVNGQNFDEFDYARYLMRKGISGTGYVVSGKWMLASSEMLSSGNGNIARKSTLLEVAGSCRDRILSLYRQLGFEGDGLAVLSALTVGDKTELSDSVRESYSVAGASHVLALSGLHIGLLYALLFFILSPVAKRGNAGRCLRAVFLLILLWAFAFFTGLSPSVVRSACMFSIWAVADIFNRQALSLNTLAATAWVMLLCNPVWLFDVGFQLSFLAVASILLTYKPIYRLLPVKSRIGRYFWGLMSVSIAAQLGTAPLVMFYFSRFSTHFLFTNLVVIPLVTIILYSAVVMLLLTPLHWIQNFIAEGVKFLLDALNTFIHWVEQLPYASIDGIWLYQLEVLGLYLSGGLVFYYFANRGLKNLLICLFSILLLGVYHVSMSWVDRPLDSIVFYNVRGCPAVHCIDNNGNSRIVYGDSLSDKRQLYRVATNYWNHHQLLSPLEVTADYQDTALCCREQILSYHGRRICMVTDHRWRNKSAATPLYIDYLYLCKGYNGHLKELRLLFAPECIILDASLSEHRKQLFEEECKQSGLRFISLSEKGSVRFLL
- the hxsA2 gene encoding His-Xaa-Ser repeat protein HxsA2 — translated: MKKLLFFAVSAILAGASYCSFVSEKIVAKVTNSDTQIEQQQEQSLVLEQSSAEFKLLASHSSHSSHSSHSSHSSHRSHSSHYSSR